The following is a genomic window from Variovorax paradoxus.
ACGTTTCGCCTCCTCGGGTTTGCCACGGCCGGGGTGCTTGCGTCCACCGCCATCGTCGGCTTCTGCCCGGCCTGTGCGATGCTCGGCCGCAAAGCGCCGGGCGCGGCGAAATGATCCGTGCGTCCGCACCGCTCATCGAGGCTGCATGCGCGGGAGACGAGCGGGCGCTGTCCCAACTGCTCTCCGTATGCCAGCCCGATCTGAAGCGATTCGCGCGCCGGACCTGCGCAAACAGCGAAGACGCCGAAGACGCCGTGCAGGTGGCGCTGTGGCAACTCCATAGAAAGATCGGCACGCTCGGCACGGTGGCTGCCTTCGCCACCTGGCTGTTCCGCATCGTCGAGCGTGAGTGCTACCGGATATTCAGGCGCAGCTCTGCCGCAGGCCCTCTTTTGGAGCCCACTTACCCAGAATTGGCAGCGCCGCAAATTCCCACGGACCTGCGCCTCGACCTGACAAAGGCCATTGCGGCGCTTCCGGAGCCCTACCGCGTGGCGCTGGTCTTGCGCGATGTCGAGGAACTGACTGCCCCCGAAGTCGCGGCAAACCTGGGCGTGAGCGTCGAGGCGGTGAAGAGCCGGCTGCATCGTGCCCGCGCCATGGTGCGGGAAAGCCTGATGAACGGCGGCTACTGGAATCAGGATGGCTGATCCGATGCGCCGCCGCGCTGGAGGACGTGTGGGCTTCAGTAGGCCGCGCGAGACGCTGGCTCAGCGGCTGTTGGCGCGCCGTTGAAGTCGGCCGCCAGCTTTCGTGCGGCGCCGGCGTACAGCAGCACGTCGACACCCACCGCAACGAAGGTGCAGCCGAGCTCGAGGTAGCGGCGCGCCAGCTTCGGGTCTGAAGTGAGCGTGCCCGCGGCCTTGCCGGATGCCACGATGGTCTGCATGGCGGCTTCGATTGCAGCCTGCACCTCCGGGTGCCCGGGCCGGCCGCGATGGCCCATGGAGGCGGCCAGATCGGCCGGGCCGATGAACACACCGTCGATGCCGTCCACTGCGCATATCTCGGCGAGGTTCGAAAGCGCCTTCACGGTTTCGACCTGCACCAGAAGGCAGACTTCGCTGTCGGCCACGTCCAGATAGTCGGTGCGTGCGCTCCACTGCGATGCGCGCCCCACGGCGCTGCCGACGCCGCGGATACCCAGCGGCGGATAGCGCGTGGCCGATACCAGTGCCCGGGCCTGTTCCGCCGTGTCGACCATCGGCACCAGCAAGTTCTTCGCGCCGATGTCGAGCAGCTGCTTGATGAGCGCCGTGTCGCCCTGGACCGCACGCACCACCGGCTGGGCGGGGTGCGGCGCCACGGCCTGCAGTGCGGCCAGGGTCGAGCGCAGGTCGTTGGGCGCGTGCTCGCCGTCGATCAGCAGCCAGTCGAAGCCGGCGGTGGCGCTCACCTCCGCCATGTACGGGTCGGCCATCGAAAGCCAGAGGCCGGTTTGCGGCCGGTGGGCGGCCAATGCTGTCTTGAAGGCGTTGTAGGCGGGCATGGGTGATGTCTCTTTGGCAGGTGTTGTTGGTGTGAAGCAAGCTCAGTCCAGCTGGCCTTGGCATACGTACTTGGTGTGCATGTAGTCGTCCAGCCCATGCACTGAGCCTTCGCGCCCGTAGCCGGAATCCTTCACGCCGCCGAAGGGTGCCGCCTCCGCGGCCAATGCGCCTTCGTTGATGCCGACGATGCCGGCCTCCAGTGCATCGGCCACGCGCCAGATGCGGCGCACGTCGCGCGAATAGAAGTACGCCGCCAATCCGAAAGGCGTGTCGTTGGCCTGGGCCACCACGTCGGCTTCGTCGGTGAAGCGCGTCAGGGGAACGACCGGGCCGAAGGTCTCTTCGCAGGCGCAGGCCATCGTGGCATCGGCGTTCACGAGCACTGTGGGGGCGAAGTAGTTCGGTCCCAGTGCGGGCAGCCGC
Proteins encoded in this region:
- a CDS encoding YgaP family membrane protein; its protein translation is MFNVFHLKRNLPAWERIIRLCLGAFAAAGAFYFLPAGTFRLLGFATAGVLASTAIVGFCPACAMLGRKAPGAAK
- a CDS encoding RNA polymerase sigma factor, translated to MIRASAPLIEAACAGDERALSQLLSVCQPDLKRFARRTCANSEDAEDAVQVALWQLHRKIGTLGTVAAFATWLFRIVERECYRIFRRSSAAGPLLEPTYPELAAPQIPTDLRLDLTKAIAALPEPYRVALVLRDVEELTAPEVAANLGVSVEAVKSRLHRARAMVRESLMNGGYWNQDG
- the hpaI gene encoding 4-hydroxy-2-oxoheptanedioate aldolase; this translates as MPAYNAFKTALAAHRPQTGLWLSMADPYMAEVSATAGFDWLLIDGEHAPNDLRSTLAALQAVAPHPAQPVVRAVQGDTALIKQLLDIGAKNLLVPMVDTAEQARALVSATRYPPLGIRGVGSAVGRASQWSARTDYLDVADSEVCLLVQVETVKALSNLAEICAVDGIDGVFIGPADLAASMGHRGRPGHPEVQAAIEAAMQTIVASGKAAGTLTSDPKLARRYLELGCTFVAVGVDVLLYAGAARKLAADFNGAPTAAEPASRAAY